A stretch of DNA from Halorubrum sp. BOL3-1:
CGACCAGATCGTCTGGAGGTCGTCGAGCGTGATGTCGTCGATGAAGTCGGCCTCGTTGTTCACGACCACCGTCAGGGCGTCCTGCGCGATGAAGAACTCGACCGGCTCGAACCCGTTGTCGCGACAGCGCTTGACTTCCTCTTGGGAGATGGGCCGGCTGGAGTTGTTGAGGTCGCTGTCGCCGGGGATAAACACGTTCTCGAACCCGCCCGAACTCCCGTCTCGGGTGAGGTTGAAGCTCACGTCCGAGTTCTGCTCCTCGAAGCGCCGGGTGACCTCCTGGGCGACCGGGTAGACCGTACTGCTCCCGGAGACGCGGATGTCACCGGACAGCGAGTCGGAGCCGCCGTCGGAACCGTCTCCGGAGGTACACCCCGCGATCGCCAGCGTCCCCGCGCCGGCGAGCGCCGCGAGCGACTTCCGCCGTGTGATCCCTGCCGCGTCCGCGTCGTGGCTTGAACCCATCACCTGATCGACGGCGTTTTTGCCATAAGTAGTATACTATGAGGGGTACGGGGAAGCGTATATACCCCGGTATGACTACGTTCGAGTACTGACTCTATATAGTAGTACATAGTCGCTTGAGAGGACCGTCTGAGACGCGAGTCGCGACCGACCGAGTGAGACTAGATACCACGAAACAATCACGATCTTTCGAATTTCATTCGGTATTACTACGCGATATCGAATGAAATATTATCAAAATAGAAAATCGGGAGGCGTAGTTTAGCAATCGGAGTCGGCACCGGCCGAGCACGTATCGCACCACGCGACGCGACGGACGCTCGCGGGGGCCGTGCTCGGCGGGGTCGCCGGCGCGGTCGAGGCGATCCACGACCTCGGGTCGGAGGTCGCGGAGGTCGACGACCCGATCGACCGGATCGCGGAGATCGCCGACCAGACGAACATGCTCGCGTTGAACGCCAACATCGAGGCGGCGCGGACGGACGTGAACGGCGACGGGTTCGCGGTGGTCGCCGACGAGATCAAGGACCTGTCCGACGAGGTGATGGACGCCGCCGAATCCGCCGAGCGCCGGATCGACGCGATCCGCAATCGGACCGACGCCTCCGCTGACGAGGTGGAATCGACAGGCCGGAGGGTTGAGACCGCGGCCGCACAGGTCGACGAGGCCGTTGACGCGCTGGAGCCGATCGCGGAGTACGCCGATGAGACCAACGACGGCATCCAGGATATCTCCGACGCGACCGAGGAGCAGGCGGCCTCGACGGAGGAGGTCGTCGCGACGATCGACGAGGTGGCGTCCGTGAGCGAGGAGACGGCCGCCGAGGCCGACACGGTCGCGGCCGCCGCCGAGGAGCAGTCCGCGTCGCTCGCGGAGGTGTCCGACTCCGTCACGTCGCTGTCCGAGCGGGCCGCGGAGCTGTCGGCTGCGTTGAACCGCTTCGAGGTCGACGCGACGATCGACGGCGACACCGTCGATGGGACCGAGGGCAGTGAGGTCGGCGGCACCGCCGTCGCGACTGACGGGGCGGGGACGGCGGACGACGTGAACGCGGTCGATGACGCGGACGCGGGCGGCGAGACCGACGTCGACGGATCGAGTCCCTCGAACTGACTGAACGGCCCGCCGACGCGACGATCCCGTCTCGCCGCGCGCGAACCGAGACGTACTTTTAAGTCCCCGTACCGGGAGAATTCGGACGAATGACCACTCCAGCAACCGACGGGCCGCCGGCGCCGACGAGCTCCCGGGAGGAGGCGTGGGTGGCACACGCCGCGCTGCTGGAGGCCGCGCGGAACGCGACCGAGGACGCCGAGCCGTACCGCGGGCCGCTCGAATCGATCGAGCGCGGCGAACCCCTCGACGGCGACGGCGTCGCCCTCCTGCGGGACGCGCTCGTCGACTACCTCGGGGACGCGCCGGTCCGCGACCGCGCCCCCGGACGAGCGCTGCTTCGCCGCACCGATGACGCGGTCGAGTCGCCGTCGACCTCTTGAGGCGCGGACGACAGTGTTTGACGGCTGCGGCTCCCGTCCGTAACACGGACCGGACGCTGTGTCAAGTCTGAAGGTTAGTTTGAGTGAAGCCGCTACCTCGGTAACGTGTCCCCGAATCGGCATCAGAAGCGGTTCGCCCGACGCCGTCTCCTCCAAGCGCTCGGTAGTGCCGGAACGATCGGATTGGCAGGCTGCGGGGCGGTTCCCTCCGGGAATGCGGCCGACGGCCGATCCGGTAAGGAAGGAGACACAGCCGACGCCCTGCCGAGGTTCTGTGAGATTCAGGTACTCACGCCCGGCGACGCGGATCCGTATCGATTCGACGTGACGGTAACGGTCGGGCGGGAGGGCGAGACGGTGTACGACGACACGCGCGAAGTCGGGAAGGGGTTCATTCTCGCGGACGATGAGGGAGTCGACTGGCTCGGGGACCGGGCCCGTTACCGGGTCACAATCTCTTCCGCGGCGGCGTCGGAGACTGCGACGTACGACACGGCGGACGCGACTGAGAATCCGGACTTCGACGGTTGTCACGCGTACATCGCGTTCGTCGACGAGGACGGGGTATCCGGCGGGTTGTGGAGCGGCACCTCCGATGCTGCCCGGAACGCCTCAGACGATTGACTGCCGCGGAACACACCGCTGCTAACGGGATTACCCCGTAGAATCGACTGCCTCGATCAGCAGCTCCGCGACGTCGACAATCTCCACGTCGTCCCCGAAGTTCCCCGTCTTCCGGCCGTCCTCGAACATCGTCGTACACATCGGACAGGCGACGACGAACTTCTCTATCGCGCCGCCCGCGTCGGTGTCCTCGACCGCCTCACGGAGCCGCTCCTCGCTCGGCTTGACTTCCTCGTCGTGTTCGGTCCAGAGACCGCCGCCGCCCCCGCCACAGCAGAACGAGTCGTCGCGCGAGCGCGGCATCTCGTGGAGGTCCGCCCCGGTCGCTTCGATCAGCTCGCGGGGCGCCTCGTACTCGTCGTTGTATCGGCCGAGGTGGCAGGGGTCGTGGTAGGTGACGGTGTAGTCGAGCTCGTCGCCCGAGAGGCCGAGCCGGCCCTCGTCGACCAGCTCCTCGACGACCTGCGTCCAGTGGAACACGTCGACCGCGCCGTCGGGGTTCCACGGGTCCTCGCGGTCGAACGGCATCATCGGGTCGTCCGCGAACTCCGCGAAGTCGACCTCGGGGTACTCGTTTTTGATGGTGTTGTACGAGTGGGGGTCGGTACAGACGATGTTCTCGAACTCGCAGTCAGCGAAGGTCTCGACGTGGTGGCCGGCGAGTTCGAGATAGAGGAACTCCTCGCCGATCCGACGGACGTCGTTGCCGTCGTACTTCTCGTCGTCGAACAGGATGCCGAAGGACACGTCGGCCTCGTCGAACAGGCGGGCGAGCGCTCGCGCGACCTTCCTGTTCCGGTCGTCGAAACTCGGGTAGTCCCCGACGTACCAGAGGTACTCTACCTCCGTCTCGCGGGCGTCGGGCACGTCCACGTCGTCTAAGTCGTCCGCCCAGTCGCCCCGAGCCGACTGCGACTCGCCGAAGGTGTTCCCCTTACTCATCACGTCTTGGAACACGTCCTGGAGGTTCGAGTCGACCGCTCCCTCGTCGACGAGCTGGCGGTTCATCTTCGTGAACGAGGTGAGGTGTTCGATGTCGACCGGACAGGCGTCCATACACGCCATACAGGACATACACGACTCCATCGACTCGGCGTCGATCACGCCGCCCTCGTCGGCGACGATGGGGACGGCCCCACCGTCAGTCGCCATCCGGTCTCCGCTTCCCGCCACCGGGTCGTCGCTGACGGACTCCCGGTACGCCTTCAGATCGAGGATCACGTTCCGCGGGTCGAGGTTGCGGCCGACGGTGTCGGCGGGGCAAGCGTCGGTACACCGCCCGCACTTCGTACACGCGTCGCCGTCGAGCAGCTCCTTCCAGGTGAAATCTGAAAGCGACTCCGCGTTGGTGTGATCGAGGTCCGCGGGGACGTTGGGGAGCCGCGCGCCGGCCTTCTCGTCGCGGACGACGACGTTGGCGAACGAGGATATCATGTGGAACGGCTTCGCGTACGGGATCCACGCGACGAACGCGAACGCCAGCAGCGAGTGGCTCCACCAGACGACGCCGTAGGCGGCCTCCGCGCCCGCAGCCGTGAGTCCCGCCGCCTCCAGTCCGGTCGCGATCGCCATCCCGACGAAGCTCACCGTCTCGGTCGCGCGCGCCGGCTGGCCGACCATGCTCACGCCCTCGACGAGGAAGCCGCCGACGCCGAGCGCGAACAGCGTCCAGAGGAACGCGTCGTCCTCCAGCGAGGTGTGTTTCCCCCAGAGCCGTCCCTCGCGGTTCCGGTAGCGGCGGTAGCCGGCCATGCCGACGCCGACGACGAACAGCAGCCCGAACGCGTCGACGGCGAACTGGTAGGCGAGATAGAAGTCGCCAACCCAGAACGACTCGCCCGTCACCGGGCGGTACAGGTCGATGTCGATCCCGAGGATCGTCGTCGCGACGAGCAAGACGAGGAATCCCCAGAGGATGAACGTGTGCATCACGCCCGTGTACAGGTCGCCGTCGAACTGGTTCTCGTTCGAGAGGACCGTCTTCGTCGCGGTGACGACTCGACCGGGGAGGTTCGACAGCCGGTCGCGGGGGTCAGCGATCCCGCGCGCGTACGCCGCGAACCGCGCGTAGACGCCGTACAGGAACACCAGAACGGCGACCGCGGCGAGCCAGTAGAACGCAGCCTTCCCCACCGGACCGATGGTCCAGAATGTCTCTCGGGTGGCCGCCTGTAGGGGAGTCATGATCGATCACCGGGATACGGCGGGGTTAAATCTTGCCACAACCGCGAGACCGTAGTCTCTCGTTCACGCGATCCGCGGGAAGACGATCCGGGCCAGCGTCGCCGCGAACAGGACGGCAGCGAGCGCGAGCGCCGGAAGGTCCGTCCGCGAGAGCGCCAGCCGCGGCAGCGTCGGGTTCCAGGCGAAACACCGGGCGACGAGGGCGGTCCCGAGCCGGTCGGCACGCCCGAACGCCCGATTTATTCCCGCGACCGCGACGATCCGCATCCGCTCGTGGACCGGGCGCTCGCCGCCCGCGCGGGCCCGCATCGCCTCGCGCGCGGACAGCAGGTCGCGTTTCAACAGGGGGAGGAACCGGAACACCAAGGCGACGCCGACGCCAAGGAACTGGCCGGGCTTCCCCG
This window harbors:
- a CDS encoding methyl-accepting chemotaxis protein, which translates into the protein MLGGVAGAVEAIHDLGSEVAEVDDPIDRIAEIADQTNMLALNANIEAARTDVNGDGFAVVADEIKDLSDEVMDAAESAERRIDAIRNRTDASADEVESTGRRVETAAAQVDEAVDALEPIAEYADETNDGIQDISDATEEQAASTEEVVATIDEVASVSEETAAEADTVAAAAEEQSASLAEVSDSVTSLSERAAELSAALNRFEVDATIDGDTVDGTEGSEVGGTAVATDGAGTADDVNAVDDADAGGETDVDGSSPSN
- a CDS encoding (Fe-S)-binding protein, coding for MTPLQAATRETFWTIGPVGKAAFYWLAAVAVLVFLYGVYARFAAYARGIADPRDRLSNLPGRVVTATKTVLSNENQFDGDLYTGVMHTFILWGFLVLLVATTILGIDIDLYRPVTGESFWVGDFYLAYQFAVDAFGLLFVVGVGMAGYRRYRNREGRLWGKHTSLEDDAFLWTLFALGVGGFLVEGVSMVGQPARATETVSFVGMAIATGLEAAGLTAAGAEAAYGVVWWSHSLLAFAFVAWIPYAKPFHMISSFANVVVRDEKAGARLPNVPADLDHTNAESLSDFTWKELLDGDACTKCGRCTDACPADTVGRNLDPRNVILDLKAYRESVSDDPVAGSGDRMATDGGAVPIVADEGGVIDAESMESCMSCMACMDACPVDIEHLTSFTKMNRQLVDEGAVDSNLQDVFQDVMSKGNTFGESQSARGDWADDLDDVDVPDARETEVEYLWYVGDYPSFDDRNRKVARALARLFDEADVSFGILFDDEKYDGNDVRRIGEEFLYLELAGHHVETFADCEFENIVCTDPHSYNTIKNEYPEVDFAEFADDPMMPFDREDPWNPDGAVDVFHWTQVVEELVDEGRLGLSGDELDYTVTYHDPCHLGRYNDEYEAPRELIEATGADLHEMPRSRDDSFCCGGGGGGLWTEHDEEVKPSEERLREAVEDTDAGGAIEKFVVACPMCTTMFEDGRKTGNFGDDVEIVDVAELLIEAVDSTG